From Bacteroidales bacterium:
TTCTCGGGCAGAAGCACCTTACCGGAGAAAATTCAATCCTCAGAAGGGCCATCCGGACGGGAAACCTGCCCTCGATGATCCTGTGGGGTCCTCCGGGTGTCGGCAAGACCACCCTGGCGTATATCATTTCCAGGCAACTGAACCGCCCGTTCCATACCCTGAGTGCGGTCAATTCAGGCGTCAGGGAAGTCAGACAGGTGATCGACCTGGCCACCGACACTGAAAACCGGGTTATCCTGTTCATTGACGAAATTCACCGCTTCAGCAAATCTCAGCAGGATTCCTTGCTCGGTGCCGTTGAAAAAGGGATCATAACCCTCATCGGAGCGACCACCGAAAATCCCTCCTTTGAAGTGATCGCGCCTCTTCTTTCACGTTGCCAGGTCTATATCCTGAAAGCTTTCGGTAAAAACGACCTGCAAACCCTGTTGCAGCGTGCCTGTTCTTATATCAGGGAGCATGATCATACCGAAGTCAGGGTCATAGAAGACGAAGCCCTGATGAGGATTTCCGGCGGGGATGCACGGAAACTTCTTAACGCCATTGAGCTGATCCTGAATGCAGAACAACCACGGCAGGCCGTGGTCGAGATCACCAACGACAAAACCGTTGAGGTGATCCAGCAAAATCTTGCCCTGTACGACAAACAGGGTGAAATGCATTTTGATATCATTTCCGCTTTTATCAAATCCCTGCGGGGCAGCGATCCGAACGGTGCCGTTTACTGGCTGGCCCGAATGATTGAAGCCGGGGAAGACCCGAAATTCATCGCGCGGCGCCTGG
This genomic window contains:
- a CDS encoding replication-associated recombination protein A, giving the protein MATLPPLAEQLRPSTLEEFLGQKHLTGENSILRRAIRTGNLPSMILWGPPGVGKTTLAYIISRQLNRPFHTLSAVNSGVREVRQVIDLATDTENRVILFIDEIHRFSKSQQDSLLGAVEKGIITLIGATTENPSFEVIAPLLSRCQVYILKAFGKNDLQTLLQRACSYIREHDHTEVRVIEDEALMRISGGDARKLLNAIELILNAEQPRQAVVEITNDKTVEVIQQNLALYDKQGEMHFDIISAFIKSLRGSDPNGAVYWLARMIEAGEDPKFIARRLVILASEDIGNANPNALLLANACFEAVNKTGYPECRIILSQTTIYLASSPKSNASYLAIEKASELVRQTGDLAVPLHIRNAPTKLMKEIGYAKNYKYAHDYAQNFVEQEFLPEKIKGTKLYDPQNNTRENDIRQWLRSLWKSKYGY